From Microbacterium sp. YJN-G, a single genomic window includes:
- the groES gene encoding co-chaperone GroES yields the protein MSVSIKPLEDRIVIQQVEAEQTTASGLVIPDTAKEKPQEGQVVAVGPGRIDDNGNRVPLDVAVGDRVLYSKYGGTEVKFGADEYLVLSARDVLAVVVR from the coding sequence GTGTCGGTTTCCATCAAGCCGCTCGAGGACCGCATCGTCATCCAGCAGGTCGAGGCAGAGCAGACCACCGCAAGTGGTCTGGTCATCCCCGACACCGCCAAGGAGAAGCCCCAGGAGGGCCAGGTCGTGGCTGTGGGCCCCGGCCGCATCGACGACAACGGCAACCGCGTTCCGCTCGACGTCGCCGTGGGCGACCGCGTGCTCTACAGCAAGTACGGCGGCACCGAGGTCAAGTTCGGCGCCGACGAGTACCTCGTGCTCTCGGCCCGCGACGTCCTCGCGGTCGTCGTCCGCTGA
- a CDS encoding branched-chain amino acid ABC transporter permease encodes MVLGIPAGTAWAETTDDGQEVTDFYFGGNITFDDQPVEGVVLSVEGNGFEGETETDAEGKWRLYVPEKEKYTISVDEDTLPEGVIVDAEQLPQGVVAVQGTSGSFEAEFGLTGTKIVNLFLGEGERITESIWEQLLSRTVNGVNFGLLLALASMGAALIYGTTRLGNFAHAEMVTWGGLITLVFTTWWDLPLWVGLLAAIIGGLALGWGLDVSLWAPLRRRGMSVVPLMIVSIGLSLTLRYVFQYIIGGGTHQLPGASPEPFQLGPISLSYIDVISMSVSLVVIIAVGLFLTRTRIGKATRAISDNPQLASATGIDVDKVIRLVWILAGGLAAISGILWAYFRPGVKWDMGTGMLLLIFCAMTLGGLGTAFGAIIGSLIVGIVVEVSTLWIPSDLKYASALIALIIILLVRPQGIFGRKERLG; translated from the coding sequence ATGGTGCTGGGCATACCAGCCGGAACCGCCTGGGCCGAGACAACAGACGACGGCCAGGAAGTGACCGACTTCTACTTCGGCGGGAACATCACCTTCGACGATCAACCGGTCGAAGGCGTGGTCCTGTCAGTGGAGGGCAACGGCTTCGAGGGTGAGACGGAGACGGATGCCGAGGGCAAGTGGCGCCTCTACGTTCCCGAGAAGGAGAAGTACACCATCTCGGTCGACGAGGACACGCTGCCCGAGGGCGTGATCGTCGACGCGGAGCAGCTGCCGCAGGGCGTGGTCGCCGTGCAGGGCACGAGCGGCTCGTTCGAGGCCGAGTTCGGGCTGACGGGCACGAAGATCGTGAACCTGTTCCTGGGCGAGGGCGAGCGCATCACCGAGTCGATCTGGGAGCAGCTGCTCTCGCGCACGGTGAACGGCGTGAACTTCGGCCTGTTGCTGGCCCTGGCCTCCATGGGCGCCGCGCTCATCTACGGCACGACCCGGCTGGGCAACTTCGCCCACGCCGAGATGGTCACCTGGGGCGGGCTGATCACGCTGGTGTTCACCACGTGGTGGGACCTGCCGCTCTGGGTGGGTCTGCTGGCCGCGATCATCGGCGGCCTGGCGCTGGGCTGGGGGCTGGATGTCAGTCTCTGGGCGCCGCTGCGACGACGCGGGATGAGCGTGGTGCCGCTGATGATCGTCAGCATCGGCCTCTCGCTCACGCTGCGCTACGTGTTCCAGTACATCATCGGCGGCGGCACCCATCAGCTGCCCGGCGCGAGCCCCGAGCCGTTCCAGCTCGGGCCGATCTCACTGTCGTACATCGACGTGATCAGCATGAGCGTGAGCCTCGTGGTCATCATCGCGGTCGGGCTGTTCCTCACCCGCACGCGGATCGGCAAGGCGACCAGGGCGATCTCGGACAACCCGCAGCTCGCCTCGGCGACCGGCATCGACGTCGACAAGGTCATCCGCCTGGTGTGGATCCTCGCCGGCGGACTCGCCGCGATCTCCGGCATCCTGTGGGCGTACTTCCGCCCCGGTGTGAAGTGGGACATGGGCACCGGGATGCTGCTGCTGATCTTCTGCGCAATGACCCTCGGAGGTCTCGGCACCGCGTTCGGCGCCATCATCGGCTCGCTGATCGTCGGCATCGTGGTCGAGGTTTCCACGCTGTGGATCCCGTCCGATCTGAAGTACGCCAGCGCCCTGATCGCGCTGATCATCATCCTGCTGGTGCGTCCGCAGGGCATCTTCGGGCGCAAGGAGAGGCTGGGCTGA
- the guaB gene encoding IMP dehydrogenase yields MQQHDPFGFVGLTYDDVLLLPGHTDVIPSEADTSSRITRRISVATPLLSSAMDTVTEARMAIAMAREGGIGILHRNLSIADQAAQVDRVKRSESGMITDPITTTADATVEEVDNLCAKYRISGLPVVDDEGRLVGIITNRDMRFVSGFERQTTLVKDVMTSENLVTAPVGVAAGEVISLFARHRVEKLPLIDENGKLAGLITIKDFDKSEKYPLATKDDQGRLRVGAAIGFFGDAWERAEALRDAGVDVLVVDTANGQSAGVIELVKRLKADPTFEHIDVIGGNVATREGAQALVDAGVDAVKVGVGPGSICTTRVVAGVGVPQVTAVYEASLAAGPAGIPVIADGGLQYSGDIAKALVAGADAVMLGSLLAGTDESPGEIVFQSGKQFKQYRGMGSLGAMQTRGKQTSYSKDRYFQADVPSDDKLIPEGIEGQVPYRGPLSAVAYQLIGGLRQSMFYVGARTIEELKQRGRFVRITAAGLKESHPHDVQIVVEAPNYKK; encoded by the coding sequence ATGCAGCAGCACGACCCCTTCGGATTCGTCGGACTCACTTACGATGATGTGCTGCTGCTCCCGGGGCATACCGACGTCATCCCCAGCGAGGCCGACACCTCCTCGCGCATCACCCGCCGCATCTCGGTCGCGACGCCGCTGCTCTCGAGCGCCATGGACACCGTCACCGAGGCGCGCATGGCGATCGCCATGGCACGCGAGGGCGGCATCGGCATCCTGCACCGCAATCTCTCCATCGCCGACCAGGCCGCGCAGGTCGACCGGGTCAAGCGCAGCGAGTCGGGCATGATCACCGACCCGATCACCACCACCGCCGATGCCACCGTCGAAGAGGTCGACAACCTCTGCGCGAAGTACCGCATCTCGGGGCTGCCGGTCGTCGACGACGAGGGCCGCCTGGTGGGCATCATCACCAACCGCGACATGCGCTTCGTGTCGGGCTTCGAGCGCCAGACCACCCTGGTCAAGGACGTCATGACCAGCGAGAACCTCGTCACCGCCCCGGTGGGCGTGGCCGCGGGCGAGGTCATCTCGCTGTTCGCCCGCCACCGTGTCGAGAAGCTGCCGCTCATCGATGAGAACGGCAAGCTCGCCGGCCTCATCACCATCAAGGACTTCGACAAGAGCGAGAAGTACCCGCTCGCCACCAAGGACGACCAGGGCCGCCTGCGCGTCGGCGCCGCCATCGGATTCTTCGGTGACGCGTGGGAGCGCGCGGAGGCGCTGCGCGACGCGGGTGTGGACGTGCTCGTCGTCGACACCGCCAACGGTCAGTCGGCCGGCGTGATCGAGCTCGTCAAGCGGCTCAAGGCCGACCCGACGTTCGAGCACATCGATGTCATCGGCGGCAACGTCGCCACCCGCGAAGGCGCCCAGGCGCTCGTCGACGCGGGCGTGGATGCCGTCAAGGTCGGCGTGGGCCCCGGCTCGATCTGCACCACCCGCGTGGTCGCCGGCGTCGGCGTGCCGCAGGTCACCGCCGTGTACGAGGCGTCGCTGGCCGCAGGCCCGGCCGGCATCCCGGTCATCGCCGACGGCGGACTGCAGTACTCGGGCGACATCGCCAAGGCGCTGGTCGCTGGAGCGGATGCCGTCATGCTGGGCTCGCTGCTGGCGGGCACCGACGAGTCGCCGGGCGAGATCGTCTTCCAGTCGGGCAAGCAGTTCAAGCAATACCGCGGCATGGGCTCGCTCGGTGCGATGCAGACCCGCGGCAAGCAGACCTCGTACTCGAAGGACCGCTACTTCCAGGCCGACGTGCCCAGCGACGACAAGCTGATCCCCGAGGGCATCGAGGGCCAGGTGCCCTACCGCGGCCCGCTGTCGGCCGTCGCGTACCAGCTGATCGGCGGCCTGCGTCAGTCAATGTTCTACGTCGGCGCGCGCACCATCGAAGAGCTCAAGCAGCGCGGCCGCTTCGTGCGCATCACCGCGGCGGGCCTGAAGGAGTCTCACCCGCACGACGTGCAGATCGTCGTCGAGGCGCCCAACTACAAGAAGTGA
- a CDS encoding OsmC family protein, with protein sequence MTLLTDQIPAIADVTADERAQRLTEAGTAWNERIARDASAAQLTYKVTGRGVGSVGTEIRAGKHRFLVDEPAGLAGDDAAASPVEYALGALISCQVVVFRLYAQALGLTIDDIEVTAEGDLDVRKLFGIDESGRAGFHDVRVKVDITGPNTAEEYERLRVVVEEHCPVLDLFANTVPTSGSLV encoded by the coding sequence ATGACTCTTCTCACCGACCAGATCCCCGCCATCGCCGACGTCACCGCCGACGAGCGCGCGCAGCGGCTCACCGAGGCCGGCACGGCCTGGAACGAGCGCATCGCCCGTGACGCCTCGGCCGCCCAGCTCACCTACAAGGTCACCGGCCGCGGCGTCGGCTCGGTGGGCACCGAGATCCGCGCCGGCAAGCACCGCTTCCTCGTCGATGAGCCCGCCGGCCTCGCGGGCGACGATGCAGCCGCGAGCCCCGTCGAGTACGCGCTGGGCGCCCTGATCTCGTGCCAGGTCGTGGTGTTCCGCCTCTACGCCCAGGCGCTGGGGCTCACCATCGACGATATCGAGGTGACCGCCGAGGGCGACCTCGACGTGCGCAAGCTGTTCGGCATCGACGAGTCCGGTCGCGCCGGCTTCCACGATGTGCGGGTGAAGGTCGACATCACCGGCCCGAACACCGCCGAGGAGTACGAGCGGCTGCGCGTCGTCGTCGAGGAGCACTGCCCGGTGCTCGACCTATTCGCCAACACCGTCCCCACCTCCGGCTCGCTCGTCTGA
- a CDS encoding branched-chain amino acid ABC transporter permease, with protein sequence MDILSILDNTAVYLFSPVTIAYALAATGLAVHFGYAGLLNFGMAAFMAVGAYGYAISVLSFGLPWWLGMLIGLMGGALFALLLGIPTLRLRADYLAIATIAAGEIVRLLFTTEVLHKWTNSAGGLAGYHGGFRSANPFPEGTYGFGPWTMNQNDLWNRVFGIGVLALSLLLVWSLMRSPWGRVLKGIREDEDAVRSLGKNVFAYKMQSLVVGGVIGAAGGIVFVLPSAVVPSSYSTSLTFFLWTILLLGGAATVFGPTLGAVLFWIVFAFLGNLLPALADAGVLPMSDSQAGTIRFVLVGLALMLLVIFRPQGLLGDKREMTFVH encoded by the coding sequence ATGGACATCTTGAGCATTCTCGACAACACCGCGGTCTATCTGTTCAGCCCGGTGACCATCGCGTACGCCCTGGCCGCCACCGGTCTTGCCGTGCACTTCGGCTACGCCGGCCTGCTGAACTTCGGTATGGCCGCGTTCATGGCCGTCGGCGCGTACGGCTACGCGATCTCGGTCCTCAGCTTCGGCCTGCCCTGGTGGCTCGGCATGCTGATCGGCCTGATGGGCGGGGCACTGTTCGCCCTGCTGCTCGGCATCCCGACCCTGCGACTGCGGGCCGACTATCTCGCCATCGCGACCATCGCGGCCGGCGAGATCGTGCGCCTGCTGTTCACCACCGAGGTGCTGCACAAGTGGACCAACTCGGCCGGCGGTCTGGCGGGGTACCACGGCGGGTTCCGCTCGGCGAACCCGTTCCCCGAGGGCACCTACGGCTTCGGCCCGTGGACGATGAACCAGAACGACCTGTGGAACCGCGTGTTCGGCATCGGCGTGCTGGCACTGTCACTGCTGCTGGTCTGGTCACTCATGCGCAGCCCCTGGGGCCGCGTGCTCAAGGGCATCCGCGAGGACGAGGACGCGGTGCGCTCGCTGGGCAAGAACGTCTTCGCCTACAAGATGCAGTCGCTGGTCGTCGGCGGCGTGATCGGCGCGGCGGGCGGCATCGTGTTCGTCCTCCCCTCGGCGGTCGTCCCCAGCAGCTACTCGACGTCGCTGACCTTCTTCCTGTGGACGATCCTGCTGCTCGGCGGCGCGGCGACGGTCTTCGGCCCGACGCTCGGTGCGGTGCTGTTCTGGATCGTCTTCGCGTTCCTCGGCAACCTGCTCCCCGCCCTGGCGGATGCCGGGGTGCTGCCCATGTCTGACAGCCAGGCCGGCACGATCCGCTTCGTGCTGGTGGGGCTCGCCCTGATGCTGCTGGTGATCTTCCGGCCGCAGGGCCTGCTCGGCGACAAGAGAGAGATGACCTTTGTCCACTGA
- a CDS encoding ABC transporter ATP-binding protein gives MPTEPTPKGEVVVELTDVHAGYLPGVNILNGAHLVARKGELIGIIGPNGAGKSTLLKAIFGLVQVRQGDITVNGESIVGLKADKLVQRGVGFVPQTNNVFPSLTIEENLQMGLYQKPKAYEERLEFVTGIFAELGKRLKQRAGSLSGGERQMVAMSRALMMDPSVLLLDEPSAGLSPVRQDDAFIRVSDINKAGVTTIMVEQNARRCLQICDRGYVLDQGRDAYEGTGRELLEDPKVIGLYLGTLGQDAA, from the coding sequence ATGCCGACGGAACCCACGCCCAAGGGCGAGGTGGTCGTCGAGCTGACCGACGTGCACGCCGGCTACCTGCCGGGCGTGAACATCCTCAACGGCGCCCATCTCGTCGCGCGCAAGGGCGAGCTGATCGGCATCATCGGCCCCAACGGCGCCGGCAAGTCGACCCTGCTCAAGGCGATCTTCGGGCTCGTGCAGGTGCGCCAGGGCGACATCACCGTCAACGGCGAGAGCATCGTCGGGCTCAAGGCCGACAAGCTCGTGCAGCGCGGTGTGGGCTTTGTGCCGCAGACCAACAACGTGTTCCCCTCGCTCACCATCGAGGAGAACCTGCAGATGGGCCTGTACCAGAAGCCGAAGGCGTACGAGGAGCGGCTTGAGTTCGTCACCGGCATCTTCGCCGAGCTGGGCAAGCGCCTCAAGCAGCGCGCGGGCTCGCTGTCGGGCGGTGAGCGCCAGATGGTCGCGATGTCGCGGGCGCTCATGATGGATCCGTCGGTACTGCTGCTCGACGAGCCCTCGGCCGGCCTGTCGCCGGTGCGTCAGGATGACGCGTTCATCCGCGTCTCCGACATCAACAAGGCGGGCGTGACGACCATCATGGTCGAGCAGAACGCCCGCCGGTGCCTGCAGATCTGCGACCGCGGCTACGTGCTCGACCAGGGCCGCGATGCCTACGAGGGCACCGGCCGCGAGCTGCTCGAGGACCCGAAGGTCATCGGCCTGTACCTGGGAACGCTGGGCCAGGACGCCGCCTGA
- the rarD gene encoding EamA family transporter RarD translates to MTTKTAGVAATVGAYLLWGVLPLYFLALVPTGPWEVVAWRVLLSFVFCLILLTVMRGWGALGVIVRQPRLLGWTAVAGVLIYVNWQVFLIGTLTGHVIETSLGYFINPIFTVVLGVLVLRERISRLQLVAIGIAAIAVIVIIVAYGQFPWIALSLTASFGIYGLVKKRIGAAVDAVSGLTLESFWLIPIAVVTLIVVAQTDAAGITFGAVSVPHTLLVAGAGIATAVPLLLFAAGTRRIDLSLVGMFQFITPVMQFLVGWALLREPMPAERWIGFALVWCAIIVFVVDLLTSRRRGRRGMPSELV, encoded by the coding sequence GTGACCACGAAGACCGCAGGCGTCGCCGCCACCGTCGGCGCCTACCTGCTGTGGGGCGTGCTGCCGCTGTACTTCCTCGCCCTCGTGCCCACCGGCCCCTGGGAGGTCGTGGCCTGGCGGGTGCTGCTGTCGTTCGTCTTCTGTCTCATCCTGCTCACGGTGATGCGCGGCTGGGGCGCTCTCGGCGTGATCGTCCGGCAGCCGCGGCTGCTGGGCTGGACTGCCGTGGCCGGCGTGCTCATCTACGTCAACTGGCAGGTGTTCCTCATCGGCACGCTGACCGGCCACGTCATCGAGACGAGCCTCGGATACTTCATCAACCCGATCTTCACGGTCGTGCTCGGCGTGCTCGTGCTGCGCGAGCGCATCAGCCGGCTGCAGTTGGTCGCGATCGGCATCGCCGCGATCGCCGTGATCGTCATCATCGTCGCGTACGGGCAGTTCCCGTGGATCGCCCTGTCGCTCACCGCCTCGTTCGGCATCTACGGCCTGGTGAAGAAGCGCATCGGCGCGGCGGTGGATGCCGTTAGCGGACTCACGCTGGAATCCTTCTGGCTCATCCCGATCGCCGTGGTCACGCTGATCGTCGTCGCGCAGACCGACGCCGCCGGCATCACCTTCGGCGCAGTGTCGGTACCGCACACCCTGCTGGTCGCCGGCGCCGGCATCGCCACAGCGGTGCCGCTGCTGCTGTTCGCCGCCGGGACGCGGCGCATCGACCTGAGCCTGGTCGGCATGTTCCAGTTCATCACCCCGGTGATGCAGTTCCTCGTCGGCTGGGCGCTGCTGCGCGAGCCGATGCCCGCCGAGCGGTGGATCGGATTCGCCCTCGTCTGGTGCGCGATCATCGTCTTCGTCGTGGATCTGCTGACCAGCCGCAGGCGCGGTCGGCGTGGGATGCCGTCCGAGCTGGTGTGA
- a CDS encoding MFS transporter produces the protein MHSGSNSLSRGDVTRYAIGSLGTGGFATLPGLVLVYYLTDSLGVTALAAGAIVTAAKVWDVLIDPVIGGLSDRALARTGSRRGPMLIGGIGLPIAFVLTFAVPASFGPVPAAIWVLIAFMLAATFFSLFQVPYIALPAELTDDYRERTRLLTWRVVVLTVAILLFGAGGPELRALFPDDPLLGYLVMAAVAAVVLGAGLLISSTVAPRRPLLPVQPGSSIAQHYRDGIVVLRESQPFRALLITFMLQGLATGLMLAAAQYVARWVLDDESAVTQLFVALIAPALLVAPVWKMIADRVGKERAFRMATAPFLLATIILAGMVWVPGWWIVAPVALAGAAYAGMQTLPMAMLPDVIAFHRTASGGDGRSGIFGGVWTAAETTGMALGGTVLTIVLAVTGYVETTAGRVVDQPDAAVTGIAVAFSILPAVLMLISLLTLSRYRLREHDITGTAA, from the coding sequence ATGCATTCAGGGTCGAATTCGCTGTCGCGCGGCGACGTCACGCGCTACGCGATCGGTTCGCTCGGAACCGGCGGCTTCGCCACGCTCCCGGGCCTCGTCCTCGTCTACTACCTCACCGACTCGCTGGGCGTGACCGCGCTCGCCGCGGGCGCCATCGTCACGGCGGCGAAGGTGTGGGACGTGCTGATCGACCCGGTCATCGGCGGGCTCAGCGACCGCGCCCTGGCACGCACCGGCAGCCGCCGCGGCCCGATGCTCATCGGCGGGATCGGATTGCCCATCGCCTTCGTGCTCACGTTCGCCGTGCCCGCCTCGTTCGGCCCGGTGCCCGCGGCGATCTGGGTGCTCATCGCCTTCATGCTCGCGGCGACGTTCTTCAGCCTGTTCCAAGTGCCCTACATCGCCCTGCCCGCCGAGCTGACCGACGACTACCGCGAGCGCACCCGGCTGCTCACCTGGCGGGTCGTCGTGCTGACCGTCGCGATCCTGCTCTTCGGCGCCGGCGGCCCCGAGCTGCGCGCCCTGTTCCCCGACGACCCGCTGCTCGGCTACCTCGTCATGGCGGCGGTCGCGGCCGTCGTCCTCGGCGCGGGGCTGCTGATCTCGTCGACCGTCGCGCCGCGGCGTCCGCTGCTGCCGGTGCAGCCCGGTTCGTCGATCGCGCAGCATTACCGCGACGGGATCGTGGTGCTGCGCGAGAGCCAGCCGTTCCGGGCGCTGCTGATCACGTTCATGCTGCAGGGGCTCGCCACGGGCCTGATGCTCGCCGCCGCGCAGTACGTCGCGCGCTGGGTGCTCGATGACGAGTCGGCCGTCACCCAGCTGTTCGTCGCACTGATCGCCCCGGCTCTGCTCGTGGCACCGGTGTGGAAGATGATCGCCGACCGGGTGGGCAAGGAGCGCGCCTTCCGCATGGCGACCGCGCCGTTCCTGCTCGCCACGATCATCCTCGCCGGGATGGTGTGGGTGCCGGGCTGGTGGATCGTCGCACCGGTCGCCCTCGCCGGCGCGGCCTACGCGGGGATGCAGACCCTGCCGATGGCGATGCTGCCCGATGTGATCGCGTTCCACCGGACCGCATCCGGTGGCGACGGCCGCTCGGGCATCTTCGGCGGCGTCTGGACCGCGGCCGAGACCACCGGGATGGCGCTCGGCGGCACGGTGCTCACGATCGTGCTGGCCGTCACCGGCTACGTCGAGACCACGGCGGGCCGCGTGGTCGACCAGCCGGATGCCGCCGTCACGGGGATCGCGGTGGCGTTCAGCATCCTGCCCGCCGTGCTCATGCTGATCAGCCTGCTCACGCTGTCGCGCTACCGCCTGCGCGAGCACGACATCACGGGCACCGCGGCATGA
- a CDS encoding ABC transporter substrate-binding protein, which produces MNALKGSRPARIFAGLALVSASALVVAGCSSTPAEEPSDGGNDKPAADLTLKLGSLLPQTGSLAFLGPPMQSGVGLAVQEINEAEAGITVEMNSQDEGDSDTKAYETSITTLQNSGVSGIVGAAASGVSKIILDGNVAKGIITISPSNTSPDFTKLAEDGVTKGLYFRTAPSDLLQGEVLGNLISEDGHKTLGIIFQNDPYGTGLRDAIQATFEGAGGTVVATAGFNVGDAQFDAQVETIKAENPDAVAIVSFDQFKTIAPLLVNAGITADKFYMVDGNVSDYGTEIPVSLEGAQGTRPGPALADDFTDRLQEYWTGQGNAEVKDFTYAAEAYDAVVLMALASLASGSTDGADMAEKMQEVSGGSGDGEACTSFADCAKIINDGGTADYNGYSGDVTFNEFGDPQGAAIGVYQYDAENHYKRTQ; this is translated from the coding sequence ATGAACGCATTGAAGGGCTCGCGACCCGCGAGAATCTTCGCCGGTCTGGCGCTGGTCAGCGCCTCCGCACTCGTCGTCGCAGGCTGCAGCAGCACACCTGCTGAGGAGCCGAGCGACGGCGGCAACGACAAGCCTGCCGCCGACCTCACCCTCAAGCTCGGATCGCTGCTGCCGCAGACCGGTTCGCTGGCCTTCCTCGGCCCCCCCATGCAATCCGGCGTCGGACTCGCGGTGCAGGAGATCAACGAGGCCGAGGCGGGCATCACCGTCGAGATGAACTCTCAGGACGAGGGCGACAGCGACACCAAGGCATACGAGACCTCGATCACGACGCTGCAGAACTCGGGCGTCTCGGGCATCGTCGGTGCCGCGGCATCCGGTGTGTCGAAGATCATCCTCGACGGCAACGTCGCCAAGGGGATCATCACCATCTCGCCGTCGAACACGTCGCCTGACTTCACCAAGCTCGCCGAGGACGGCGTCACGAAGGGCCTGTACTTCCGCACCGCCCCGAGCGACCTGCTGCAGGGCGAGGTGCTCGGAAACCTCATCTCCGAGGACGGGCACAAGACGCTGGGCATCATCTTCCAGAACGACCCGTACGGCACCGGTCTGCGTGACGCGATCCAGGCGACCTTCGAGGGCGCCGGCGGCACCGTCGTCGCCACCGCGGGCTTCAACGTCGGTGACGCGCAGTTCGACGCACAGGTCGAGACCATCAAGGCCGAGAACCCCGACGCCGTCGCGATCGTCTCGTTCGACCAGTTCAAGACCATCGCGCCGCTGCTGGTGAACGCCGGCATCACGGCCGACAAGTTCTACATGGTCGACGGCAACGTCTCCGACTACGGCACCGAGATCCCGGTCTCGCTCGAGGGCGCCCAGGGCACCCGCCCCGGTCCCGCGCTCGCGGACGACTTCACCGACCGTCTGCAGGAGTACTGGACCGGTCAGGGCAACGCCGAGGTGAAGGACTTCACGTACGCGGCTGAGGCCTACGACGCGGTCGTCCTGATGGCGCTCGCCTCGCTGGCGTCGGGCTCGACCGACGGCGCCGACATGGCCGAGAAGATGCAGGAGGTCTCGGGCGGATCCGGCGACGGCGAGGCCTGCACGAGCTTCGCCGACTGCGCGAAGATCATCAACGACGGCGGCACGGCCGACTACAACGGCTACTCCGGCGACGTGACCTTCAACGAGTTCGGCGACCCGCAGGGCGCCGCGATCGGTGTCTACCAGTACGACGCCGAGAACCACTACAAGCGCACCCAGTGA
- a CDS encoding ABC transporter ATP-binding protein, which yields MRRPKTTGLAKGPAAPGVPKVDPILIADGVERRFGGLIAVDVDHLEIPRGAITALIGPNGAGKTTLFNLLCGFDKPNAGTWSFDGTNLAGVPSFKVARMGQVRTFQLTKSLSLLSVLENMKLGAPHQVGEGFWQSLFPFLWRTQEKQIEDKARELLTRFKLDAKESDFAASLSGGQRKLLEMARALMSDPTLVMLDEPMAGVNPALTQSLLDHILGLKDRGMTVLFVEHDMHMVRHIADWVVVMAEGRVVAEGPPGTVMEDPAVVDAYLGAHQDVDLGAVTGRIPVMSETHATRIREKIDAEAEAELDEEDRP from the coding sequence ATCCGCCGCCCGAAGACCACCGGTCTCGCCAAGGGACCCGCCGCACCCGGCGTACCCAAGGTCGACCCGATCCTCATCGCGGACGGCGTCGAGCGGCGCTTCGGCGGTCTCATCGCCGTCGACGTCGATCACCTCGAGATCCCGCGCGGCGCCATCACGGCGCTGATCGGCCCCAACGGCGCCGGCAAGACGACGCTGTTCAACCTGCTGTGCGGCTTCGACAAGCCCAACGCAGGCACCTGGTCGTTCGACGGCACGAACCTGGCCGGGGTCCCCTCGTTCAAGGTCGCCCGGATGGGGCAGGTGCGCACGTTCCAGCTCACCAAGTCGCTGTCGCTGCTGTCGGTGCTCGAGAACATGAAGCTCGGCGCCCCGCACCAGGTCGGCGAGGGGTTCTGGCAGAGCCTGTTCCCCTTCCTCTGGCGCACGCAGGAGAAGCAGATCGAGGACAAGGCGCGCGAGCTGCTCACGCGCTTCAAGCTCGACGCCAAGGAATCCGACTTCGCCGCGTCGCTGTCGGGCGGTCAGCGCAAGCTGCTCGAGATGGCGCGGGCGCTGATGAGCGACCCCACGCTGGTCATGCTCGATGAGCCGATGGCCGGCGTGAACCCCGCGCTCACGCAGTCGCTGCTGGATCACATCCTCGGTCTCAAGGACCGCGGCATGACGGTGCTGTTCGTCGAGCACGACATGCACATGGTGCGCCACATCGCCGACTGGGTCGTCGTCATGGCCGAGGGCCGGGTGGTCGCCGAGGGCCCGCCCGGGACGGTCATGGAGGACCCGGCCGTCGTGGACGCCTACCTCGGCGCCCACCAGGACGTCGACCTGGGCGCGGTCACCGGCCGCATCCCGGTCATGTCCGAGACGCATGCGACCCGCATCCGGGAGAAGATCGACGCCGAGGCGGAAGCCGAGCTCGACGAGGAGGACAGGCCATGA
- a CDS encoding DUF2277 domain-containing protein, with translation MCRSIHTLHNFEPAATDDEVHAAALQYVRKIAGTTKPSKANQEAFDRAVAEIAHATQHLLSDLVATRPPKNREEEAEKARARAVASGRYAA, from the coding sequence ATGTGCCGCAGCATCCACACCCTTCACAACTTCGAGCCGGCCGCGACCGATGACGAGGTGCACGCCGCCGCCCTGCAGTACGTGCGCAAGATCGCCGGGACGACCAAGCCGTCGAAGGCGAACCAGGAGGCCTTCGATCGCGCCGTCGCCGAGATCGCGCACGCCACGCAGCACCTGCTGAGCGACCTGGTGGCCACGCGGCCGCCGAAGAACCGCGAGGAGGAGGCCGAGAAGGCGCGTGCCCGTGCGGTGGCATCCGGACGGTACGCCGCCTGA